A stretch of DNA from Nonlabens ponticola:
CACAAAACCACAAGATGCCACTCATGAAACAGGACGGCACTTTGGAAGACTTGAAATACGAAGACCTGGAAACGGCTAAAGAGAAGATGCTCGAAGCGAGACAGCAATACTTAAATTATTTCAAGCGTCATCCTAAGATCGTGACTAAGAATGCTGTTTTTGGGGAATTGAGTAAGTATGAGTGGTATTTACTCGAGAGGAAGCACTTGAATCACCACTTTGAGCAGTTCCAAATTTCCGCATAGGCTTCACAAATTTCTTTGATTGTCAAGCCGTCGCAGGACGGCTTCGCTTTAAATCTAACGCAATGACAGAATCAAACGACGATATGTAATGAAAACAATGTACACTTACATAATGGCTCATATTAAGAACCGTTTATTCTATGTGGGCGTTACAAACAATATTAAGCAACGAGTCTTTGACCATAAGCATGCGACCTTTGGGACACATACGGGTCATTACAATATCAAACAATTAGTTTGGTATGAGAAACATGACCAACCGTTGGAAGCGATCAGAAGAGAAAAGCAAATTAAAAAATGGAAACGAGAGTATAAAATCAATCTCATAGAGTCCATAAATCCTGAATGGATCGATCTTGCGGCAGATTGGGATTTTACTCGCTATTTGACAAGTAAGGAAAGATTTAAATAAACTATAAACCGAAGCCGTCCTGCGACGGCTTGACACATAAAACTAATATTTTGACTGCACCATACGTAAAAACAACTACAGAAAATCAAATACAAACCATAGAATTCTTCCATCCAGCGCACAACTCGCTGCCAGGAGATATTCTGGCGCAACTTGCACAAGCCATAACAGATGCTGGTAATGACGATGCCACCAAAGTCATCATCCTAAAATCTGGTGGCGAGCGCACCTTTTGTGCTGGAGCCAGTTTTAAGGAATTGATTGCCATCGATGACGCTCAGACTGGTGAGAAATTTTTTATGGGATTTGCAAATGTGATCAACGCCATGCGCAAATGTCCAAAGTTCATAATCGGGCGTGTACAAGGAAAAACAGTTGGTGGTGGCGTTGGTGTCGCTAGTGCAACAGATTATTGTTTTGCAACCAAATTTGCCAGCATCAAATTGAGCGAACTCAACATAGGTATTGGACCCTTTGTGGTTGGTCCAGCGGTAGAACGCAAACTAGGATTGAGTGGTATGAGCCAAATTGCGATCAACGCCAATGAATTTTACTCACCAGAATGGGCGCAACAAAAAGGATTGTTTGCTGAAGTGTATGAATCTACCGAAGCCATGGATGAAGCAGTACAAAAGTTTGCAGAAAATCTATGCAACTACAATCCAGAAGCCATGAAACACATGAAAGAAATGATGTGGTCTAATTGCAATCATTGGGATACTTTACTTGCGGAGCGAGCCAAGATTTCAGGAAAATTGGTGTTGAGCGAGTTTACTAAAAAGACCTTGAAGAGATTTAAGTAGAGCTGTAAGGCACCCATTTCATCGATACAATTATCTGATTCATAGATTTTGTTCTTCGTGACCTGTGTTGCGTGATGATATTGCAGTCATCATTCAAATAAGCAAGTCATGAAAACTGTCATCATTATCTCAGTTGTATTTTTTATCAGCAACTTCACTCGAGTATCTGCATCAGTTGATTGTGATTGTAAGCAAGAGCTTAACTTTTATTATAATTCACTTAAAGAGATTGAATCTTATGAGCAAATCAAAGGATCAAACGAGCAGGAATTTGATGAGCTATATGCTGACTTGATTCATTCAATCAGTGGTAATGTGACTAGAGTTGAATGTTTTAGAAAGATTTCTCAATTATCTGCGCTCATAAAAGATGAGCATGCGCTTCCAATCATGAAAGGTTTTCCTATCGAGAAAGGAGATAGCCTCACTAATCCTACAACGCTAGCACAGCTGCGATCTAGCGATTACTTTCAAGAATTGCCTAGAGTTTCAATGAATCTTGATTCATTGCAGACAGTACTTGAACCAAGACCTATAGATAAAGTTGAAGGATTATATCCTTTAAAAGACATGACATTGGGAATCGTCAAAACTTCCAACAATGAATACATCTCTGTCGTCATAACTTCAGAGTCAGATCTATGGGAGCCTGGTATGATTCAAGGTTATTATACCCAATTGCCATCAGGTAATTTTCAGGTCACATTTGCGCAGTTATCTCACAAACAATGGTACACTGTGCGCAATGAGAATTTTGCAAATGGTCGTTTTTTTATCACCAGACTCAAAAAAGAAAATTTGCCTCAATTCTATGACATTATCGATGAGAACGAGGCCAAATTTAGCTACAAGCGCATCAATAAGGATGTTGACTACCTAAGAATGGGTAGCTTCTCTCGCATGACTAATAATGTAGCACAATCTAAAGAGTTACTTGCTCAAGTAGAAGGTAAGCTAAACGGCGACCACTTAATTTTTGATTTGCGCAACAATAGCGGTGGTGCAGCTCGAGTTTCAAAGCCTTACCGCAAGCTGATCAAAAAATTTGCTAAAAACGGTAAAGTCTGGATTCTATTAAACAAATACTCGGCTAGCCAGGCAGAAATCACTGCATTAAGCTTGAAAGATCTTGACAACGTTAAATTGGTGGGACACAATACCTTTGGTGCATCGTCCTATGGCTCCAACTACGGCAAGGTTTCCGTTTCTCCATCGGGCAATTTTTACCACACGGTCACCGATATGAACGTTTCAGAAAACCTAGAGTATGAAGAAGTTGGTGTGCCGGTAGACATTGAGTTAGATCTACAAACAGACTGGATTGAGCAAGTTCTCAAATTGACTGCGATGCGAGATGTCGATAATGAGAGCGCTTTCGCGAAAGCGTAATTCCTGACAAACATTCTCACAAATCATTAAATTGCCGTAAGATTCAATCTTATGGCAATTTATAGTTTCAAGGGACATATTCCAGTAATCCATGAGTCCAGTTTCGTACATCCACAGGCGAGTGTGATTGGCAATGTGATCATCGGCGAGAATTGTTACGTTGGGCCTAGTGCGGTAATACGTGGTGATTGGGGCGAGATCATTTTGGAAGATGGTGTCAACGTGCAGGAAAATTGTACCGTACATATGTTTCCAGGTAAAAGTATCCGCTTTCGTGAAAGCGCACATATTGGCCACGGTGCCGTGATCCATGGAGCTAATTTGGGCAGAAACTGTTTGATAGGAATGAACAGCGTGATTATGGATGATGCTATTATCGGCGATGAGTGCATCGTTGGCGCCATGTCATTTGTAAAAGCTGAGGCTATTTTTGAGCCACGCTCTCTCATTGTGGGCAATCCTGCCAAAAAAATCAAAGAATTAAGCGATGAAATGATCGCCTGGAAAACTGCTGGAACTAGACTCTATCAGCAACTACCAGCCGATTGCCAAGCTACTATGAATGAGGTAGAACCGCTAAGAGAAATACCTGAAAATAGACCTGTTCAAGAAGATTTTTATAAAACGTTGCAGGAGATAAAGAAAAAGTAATTTTCAGCATGGAGCATAGACTTCAGACTTTCAAGTGTCAGGCCGAGCCTGTCGAAGCCGAATCAAATTCTCAAATGTCTTGTCGAGCGTAGTCGAGACCTCTTTTCTTAAAACAAATGACTTTGCTTTCGCGCCTGCCTGCCGGTCAGGCAGGAAAGCGAATTCCAACACAATCTTCACGACTAACAATTGTTAGTTTTTGTAAATTTGAGTCATGGCAACAACGACAGATTTCATACTGCCCAAAATGGGCGAATCCATTACCGAAGGTACCATTCTCAACTGGTTGGTTCAAGAAGGAGAATCCTTTATAGAAGGCGATATACTTGTAGAAGTAGGTACGGATAAAGTGGACAATGAAGTGCCAGCACCTTTCAATGGAGTGATGGTAAAACATCTAGCCAGCGACGGTGATGTAGTTGAAATAGGAAAGCCGGTGGCACAGATTGAGGCCAGTTCAGGAGATGCTGCTCAAAAGGTTGTACCAAACGATGATCATCAAGAGATCAAGAAGCCAGCAGGATTAGAAGATGTTGCGACGGACAAAGATTCCGATAGCCATCAGCAGATTCCGCATCAAGTGCGGAATGACAAGTCTAGATCTAAATCCTCTTCCGTTTCAAGTTCCTACGTCAACAAAGACCTATTTGTTAGCCCACTAATTGATAAAATCGCAAGGGAAAATCACATCTCGTATGAAGAACTTGCAAGAATTCCAGGTTCAGGAAACGAAGGAAGATTGCGCAAGAGTGATGTTATTCAATATCTTAAAGACGGAAGGCCTCACCAATTTGCCCAACCAGTAAGTGCAGAGCCAGACCCAACGGCTTACCGTATACCGCAATTAAAACTTGACAAAGGAACTGGCAGGATTGTAGAGATGGACCGCATGCGATCCATGATCGCAGATCATATGGTTTACAGCAAGCATACGAGTCCGCACGTGACGGCATATGTCGAGGCAGACCTTACCGATTTAGTTAAATGGCGCAACGCCAATAAGGCCGCTTTTCAAGAAAAACACGGCGAGCGATTGACTTTTACACCATTGTTTGTCGATGCAGTAGCAAAGGCAATTAAAGAATATCCAAATATCAATGCCAGTGTTGATGGCAAGAAAATCATTATCAAAGAAAATATCAATGTAGGGATGGCAACTGCATTGCCTTCAGGAAACTTAATCGTTCCTGTGGTAAAAAATGCAGATCAAAAAACCTTGCCACAAATCGCAGCAGATGTCAACCGCATGGCAAATCTCGCTAGAGAAAATAAATTGGGCGGCGATGACATCAAAGGCGGAACTTTTACTATTTCAAATGTTGGAACCTTCGGTTCGTT
This window harbors:
- a CDS encoding enoyl-CoA hydratase/isomerase family protein; the encoded protein is MTAPYVKTTTENQIQTIEFFHPAHNSLPGDILAQLAQAITDAGNDDATKVIILKSGGERTFCAGASFKELIAIDDAQTGEKFFMGFANVINAMRKCPKFIIGRVQGKTVGGGVGVASATDYCFATKFASIKLSELNIGIGPFVVGPAVERKLGLSGMSQIAINANEFYSPEWAQQKGLFAEVYESTEAMDEAVQKFAENLCNYNPEAMKHMKEMMWSNCNHWDTLLAERAKISGKLVLSEFTKKTLKRFK
- a CDS encoding dihydrolipoamide acetyltransferase family protein, producing MATTTDFILPKMGESITEGTILNWLVQEGESFIEGDILVEVGTDKVDNEVPAPFNGVMVKHLASDGDVVEIGKPVAQIEASSGDAAQKVVPNDDHQEIKKPAGLEDVATDKDSDSHQQIPHQVRNDKSRSKSSSVSSSYVNKDLFVSPLIDKIARENHISYEELARIPGSGNEGRLRKSDVIQYLKDGRPHQFAQPVSAEPDPTAYRIPQLKLDKGTGRIVEMDRMRSMIADHMVYSKHTSPHVTAYVEADLTDLVKWRNANKAAFQEKHGERLTFTPLFVDAVAKAIKEYPNINASVDGKKIIIKENINVGMATALPSGNLIVPVVKNADQKTLPQIAADVNRMANLARENKLGGDDIKGGTFTISNVGTFGSLMGTPIINQPEVAILATGIIKKRAEVITRDGEDKIEIRSMMMLSLSFDHRVVDGFLGGSFLKQVADNLQQIPAYAGISD
- a CDS encoding GIY-YIG nuclease family protein, which codes for MAHIKNRLFYVGVTNNIKQRVFDHKHATFGTHTGHYNIKQLVWYEKHDQPLEAIRREKQIKKWKREYKINLIESINPEWIDLAADWDFTRYLTSKERFK
- a CDS encoding S41 family peptidase — its product is MKTVIIISVVFFISNFTRVSASVDCDCKQELNFYYNSLKEIESYEQIKGSNEQEFDELYADLIHSISGNVTRVECFRKISQLSALIKDEHALPIMKGFPIEKGDSLTNPTTLAQLRSSDYFQELPRVSMNLDSLQTVLEPRPIDKVEGLYPLKDMTLGIVKTSNNEYISVVITSESDLWEPGMIQGYYTQLPSGNFQVTFAQLSHKQWYTVRNENFANGRFFITRLKKENLPQFYDIIDENEAKFSYKRINKDVDYLRMGSFSRMTNNVAQSKELLAQVEGKLNGDHLIFDLRNNSGGAARVSKPYRKLIKKFAKNGKVWILLNKYSASQAEITALSLKDLDNVKLVGHNTFGASSYGSNYGKVSVSPSGNFYHTVTDMNVSENLEYEEVGVPVDIELDLQTDWIEQVLKLTAMRDVDNESAFAKA
- a CDS encoding acyltransferase, whose protein sequence is MAIYSFKGHIPVIHESSFVHPQASVIGNVIIGENCYVGPSAVIRGDWGEIILEDGVNVQENCTVHMFPGKSIRFRESAHIGHGAVIHGANLGRNCLIGMNSVIMDDAIIGDECIVGAMSFVKAEAIFEPRSLIVGNPAKKIKELSDEMIAWKTAGTRLYQQLPADCQATMNEVEPLREIPENRPVQEDFYKTLQEIKKK